A single window of Pristis pectinata isolate sPriPec2 chromosome 8, sPriPec2.1.pri, whole genome shotgun sequence DNA harbors:
- the tedc1 gene encoding tubulin epsilon and delta complex protein 1 isoform X1, with product MSPPGRAGAMWDRGQEPKSGGKSWLPLCIIGCNCRLKRERVGWTRTMTVKAAITALCKVLAGAGAGAAAPLSPEIFRQAKFDRKEVTAEFWKLLYCLLKLISENENCPATDLAHQIEYVKTAVCYYGYGFLDFYQLPADGTRGSRDLLLVFSWLIQKIHLLEELLDRQRLCVEDQISLCTCRQTAAVRPMERSDSGDGKHAVGMDVRYLQWLHGKLRFRWKSLHSAQQEWCSTLYKIHLYTRGCRSGQSFDHLSAKETRLVQDPVQCSEFVQLLECENMRLEAYLEWKQLEPLFWQWMESVLTAKLQDTQDPLNANGITPIECSLNQSGDHIDPDTFREIDNLSTEILKLQLKLQDRQKTKGKTTEDQEGESQSHIGRLESVFPAQCDIEKKLGALQARISHQRRRHGHVRLALRANSAAIRTKLPSAKQDSGCLTALEVITQLKAEEAALKRELQEMQQLCKESLGEVMERLDGVICMPPMQRGSMRNL from the exons ATGAGTCCTCCAGGCCGTGCAGGGGCGATGTGGGACAGAGGCCAAGAGCCAAAGTCAGGCGGCAAATCTTGGCTTCCTCTCTGCATTATTGGTTGTAACTGCCGCCTGAAGCGGGAACGAGTGGGTTGGACCCGAACAATGACGGTGAAGGCGGCGATCACGGCTCTGTGCAAGGTGctggccggggccggggccggggccgccGCTCCCCTCAGCCCGGAGATTTTCCGTCAGGCCAAGTTCGACAGAAAGGAGGTG ACAGCTGAGTTCTGGAAGTTGCTATATTGTCTCCTGAAACTGATCAGTGAAAACGAGAACTGTCCAGCCACAGATTTGG CTCACCAGATTGAATATGTGAAGACTGCAGTTTGTTACTATGGTTATGGGTTCTTGGACTTCTACCAACTCCCCGCTGATGGCACTCGGGGCAGCCGAGATCTCCTCCTGGTCTTCTCTTGGCTAATCCAGAAAATCCACCTGTTGGAGGAGCTGCTGGACCGGCAAAGGCTGTGTGTGGAGGATCAGATATCACTCTGTACG tgcaggcagactgcTGCTGTAAGGCCCATGGAGAGATCGGACAGTGGGGATGGCAAGCACGCTGTGGGGATGGATGTGCGGTACCTGCAGTGGTTACACGGAAAACTGCGATTCCGCTGGAAGAGTCTTCACAGTGCTCAGCAGGAGTGGTGTAGCACCCTCTACAAG ATACACTTGTACACTAGAGGATGCCGCAGTGGACAAAGCTTTGATCACTTGTCTGCAAAAGAAACACGTCTAGTCCAAGATCCTGTGCAATGCAGTGAG TTTGTGCAGCTCCTAGAATGTGAGAACATGCGATTGGAGGCATACCTGGAGTGGAAGCAGTTGGAGCCCCTATTTTGGCAGTGGATG GAAAGTGTGCTGACTGCTAAGCTGCAGGATACCCAGGACCCACTGAATGCAAATGGTATAACACCCATTGAATGCTCACTGAACCAGTCAGGGGACCACATTGACCCTGATACCTTCAGAGAAATAGATAACCTTTCCACTGAGATCCTGAAGCTGCAGTTGAAACTACAAGACAGGCAAAAGACCAAGGGTAAAACG ACTGAAGACCAGGAGGGAGAGAGTCAATCTCACATAGGGAGGCTTGAATCAGTCTTCCCAGCACAGTGTGACATAGAAAAGAAGCTGGGAGCACTTCAAGCCAGAATTAGCCACCAGAGGAGACGACATGGCCACGTCAGGTTGGCACTGAGAGCCAATTCCGCTGCCATCAGAACTAAGCTTCCttctgcaaaacaagacagtgGGTGtctcacagcactggaggtgaTCACACAGCTAAAAGCTGAAGAGGCTGCGTTAAAGAGAGAACTACAAGAAATGCAGCAGCTTTGCAAAGAATCTCTTGGAGAGGTTATGGAAAGACTGGATGGTGTGATATGCATGCCTCCCATGCAGCGAGGAAGCATGCGCAATTTATAG
- the tedc1 gene encoding tubulin epsilon and delta complex protein 1 isoform X3, producing the protein MSPPGRAGAMWDRGQEPKSGGKSWLPLCIIGCNCRLKRERVGWTRTMTVKAAITALCKVLAGAGAGAAAPLSPEIFRQAKFDRKEVTAEFWKLLYCLLKLISENENCPATDLAHQIEYVKTAVCYYGYGFLDFYQLPADGTRGSRDLLLVFSWLIQKIHLLEELLDRQRLCVEDQISLCTCRQTAAVRPMERSDSGDGKHAVGMDVRYLQWLHGKLRFRWKSLHSAQQEWCSTLYKIHLYTRGCRSGQSFDHLSAKETRLVQDPVQCSEFVQLLECENMRLEAYLEWKQLEPLFWQWMESVLTAKLQDTQDPLNANGITPIECSLNQSGDHIDPDTFREIDNLSTEILKLQLKLQDRQKTKD; encoded by the exons ATGAGTCCTCCAGGCCGTGCAGGGGCGATGTGGGACAGAGGCCAAGAGCCAAAGTCAGGCGGCAAATCTTGGCTTCCTCTCTGCATTATTGGTTGTAACTGCCGCCTGAAGCGGGAACGAGTGGGTTGGACCCGAACAATGACGGTGAAGGCGGCGATCACGGCTCTGTGCAAGGTGctggccggggccggggccggggccgccGCTCCCCTCAGCCCGGAGATTTTCCGTCAGGCCAAGTTCGACAGAAAGGAGGTG ACAGCTGAGTTCTGGAAGTTGCTATATTGTCTCCTGAAACTGATCAGTGAAAACGAGAACTGTCCAGCCACAGATTTGG CTCACCAGATTGAATATGTGAAGACTGCAGTTTGTTACTATGGTTATGGGTTCTTGGACTTCTACCAACTCCCCGCTGATGGCACTCGGGGCAGCCGAGATCTCCTCCTGGTCTTCTCTTGGCTAATCCAGAAAATCCACCTGTTGGAGGAGCTGCTGGACCGGCAAAGGCTGTGTGTGGAGGATCAGATATCACTCTGTACG tgcaggcagactgcTGCTGTAAGGCCCATGGAGAGATCGGACAGTGGGGATGGCAAGCACGCTGTGGGGATGGATGTGCGGTACCTGCAGTGGTTACACGGAAAACTGCGATTCCGCTGGAAGAGTCTTCACAGTGCTCAGCAGGAGTGGTGTAGCACCCTCTACAAG ATACACTTGTACACTAGAGGATGCCGCAGTGGACAAAGCTTTGATCACTTGTCTGCAAAAGAAACACGTCTAGTCCAAGATCCTGTGCAATGCAGTGAG TTTGTGCAGCTCCTAGAATGTGAGAACATGCGATTGGAGGCATACCTGGAGTGGAAGCAGTTGGAGCCCCTATTTTGGCAGTGGATG GAAAGTGTGCTGACTGCTAAGCTGCAGGATACCCAGGACCCACTGAATGCAAATGGTATAACACCCATTGAATGCTCACTGAACCAGTCAGGGGACCACATTGACCCTGATACCTTCAGAGAAATAGATAACCTTTCCACTGAGATCCTGAAGCTGCAGTTGAAACTACAAGACAGGCAAAAGACCAAGG ACTGA
- the tedc1 gene encoding tubulin epsilon and delta complex protein 1 isoform X2 gives MIDSSTDQLEFQLLSKASSIKRRANQLEGVGRVSSTPTNESADGSDTALKDSDGKSGSWRTAEFWKLLYCLLKLISENENCPATDLAHQIEYVKTAVCYYGYGFLDFYQLPADGTRGSRDLLLVFSWLIQKIHLLEELLDRQRLCVEDQISLCTCRQTAAVRPMERSDSGDGKHAVGMDVRYLQWLHGKLRFRWKSLHSAQQEWCSTLYKIHLYTRGCRSGQSFDHLSAKETRLVQDPVQCSEFVQLLECENMRLEAYLEWKQLEPLFWQWMESVLTAKLQDTQDPLNANGITPIECSLNQSGDHIDPDTFREIDNLSTEILKLQLKLQDRQKTKGKTTEDQEGESQSHIGRLESVFPAQCDIEKKLGALQARISHQRRRHGHVRLALRANSAAIRTKLPSAKQDSGCLTALEVITQLKAEEAALKRELQEMQQLCKESLGEVMERLDGVICMPPMQRGSMRNL, from the exons ATGATTGACAGCAGCACCGACCAATTAGAATTCCAGCTGCTTTCGAAAGCCTCGTCAATCAAAAGGAGGGCGAATCAGTTGGAGGGAGTGGGGCGTGTCAGCTCCACACCCACCAATGAGAGTGCAGATGGGAGTGACACCGCTCTCAAGGACTCGGACGGCAAGAGCGGGAGTTGGCGG ACAGCTGAGTTCTGGAAGTTGCTATATTGTCTCCTGAAACTGATCAGTGAAAACGAGAACTGTCCAGCCACAGATTTGG CTCACCAGATTGAATATGTGAAGACTGCAGTTTGTTACTATGGTTATGGGTTCTTGGACTTCTACCAACTCCCCGCTGATGGCACTCGGGGCAGCCGAGATCTCCTCCTGGTCTTCTCTTGGCTAATCCAGAAAATCCACCTGTTGGAGGAGCTGCTGGACCGGCAAAGGCTGTGTGTGGAGGATCAGATATCACTCTGTACG tgcaggcagactgcTGCTGTAAGGCCCATGGAGAGATCGGACAGTGGGGATGGCAAGCACGCTGTGGGGATGGATGTGCGGTACCTGCAGTGGTTACACGGAAAACTGCGATTCCGCTGGAAGAGTCTTCACAGTGCTCAGCAGGAGTGGTGTAGCACCCTCTACAAG ATACACTTGTACACTAGAGGATGCCGCAGTGGACAAAGCTTTGATCACTTGTCTGCAAAAGAAACACGTCTAGTCCAAGATCCTGTGCAATGCAGTGAG TTTGTGCAGCTCCTAGAATGTGAGAACATGCGATTGGAGGCATACCTGGAGTGGAAGCAGTTGGAGCCCCTATTTTGGCAGTGGATG GAAAGTGTGCTGACTGCTAAGCTGCAGGATACCCAGGACCCACTGAATGCAAATGGTATAACACCCATTGAATGCTCACTGAACCAGTCAGGGGACCACATTGACCCTGATACCTTCAGAGAAATAGATAACCTTTCCACTGAGATCCTGAAGCTGCAGTTGAAACTACAAGACAGGCAAAAGACCAAGGGTAAAACG ACTGAAGACCAGGAGGGAGAGAGTCAATCTCACATAGGGAGGCTTGAATCAGTCTTCCCAGCACAGTGTGACATAGAAAAGAAGCTGGGAGCACTTCAAGCCAGAATTAGCCACCAGAGGAGACGACATGGCCACGTCAGGTTGGCACTGAGAGCCAATTCCGCTGCCATCAGAACTAAGCTTCCttctgcaaaacaagacagtgGGTGtctcacagcactggaggtgaTCACACAGCTAAAAGCTGAAGAGGCTGCGTTAAAGAGAGAACTACAAGAAATGCAGCAGCTTTGCAAAGAATCTCTTGGAGAGGTTATGGAAAGACTGGATGGTGTGATATGCATGCCTCCCATGCAGCGAGGAAGCATGCGCAATTTATAG